In the genome of Aspergillus luchuensis IFO 4308 DNA, chromosome 2, nearly complete sequence, one region contains:
- the ATP16 gene encoding F1F0 ATP synthase subunit delta (BUSCO:EOG092657H8;~COG:C;~EggNog:ENOG410PN8K;~InterPro:IPR001469,IPR020546,IPR036771;~PFAM:PF02823;~go_component: GO:0045261 - proton-transporting ATP synthase complex, catalytic core F(1) [Evidence IEA];~go_function: GO:0046933 - proton-transporting ATP synthase activity, rotational mechanism [Evidence IEA];~go_process: GO:0015986 - ATP synthesis coupled proton transport [Evidence IEA]), producing the protein MSSLRFARSAFRARPSAFRVPLQRRGYAEAVSDKIKLSLTLPHQSIFKSTGVVQVNIPAESGEMGVLANHVPSIEQLKPGLVEIVEEGGASKKFFLSGGFAVVQPDSQLSINAVEGFPLEEFSIDNVRSQIAEAQKIANGSGSEQDIAEAKIELEVLESLQAVLK; encoded by the exons ATGAGCTCTCTCCGCTTCGCTCGCTCTGCCTTCAGGGCTCGTCCCTCCGCTTTCCGCGTTCCTCTCCAGCGCAGAGGTTACGCCGAGGCTGTGTCGGACAAGATCAAGCTTTCCCTGACCCTTCCTCACCAG TCCATCTTCAAGTCGACCGGCGT TGTCCAGGTCAACATCCCCGCCGAGTCCGGAGAGATGGGTGTTCTCGCCAACCACGTCCCCTCCATTGAGCAGCTCAAGCCCGGTCTCGTTGAGATCgtcgaggagggtggtgccaGCAAGAAGTTCTTCC TGTCTGGTGGTTTCGCCGTTGTCCAGCCCGACTCCCAGCTGAGCATCAACGCCGTCGAGGGTTTCCCTCTCGAGGAATTCAGCATTGAC AACGTCCGTTCCCAGATCGCCGAGGCCCAGAAGATTGCCAACGGAAGCGGCAGCGAGCAGGATATTGCTGAGGCTAAGATTGAGCTTGAG GTGCTGGAGAGCCTGCAGGCCGTCCTCAAATAG
- a CDS encoding putative C2H2 transcription factor (COG:S;~EggNog:ENOG410PRG3;~InterPro:IPR036236,IPR013087) — MDKDTLNKRTRVSRALLTSSEPSAMTSRTTINRAMLMVPGGSSTHNTMSSEVQPYPFPAIAFQQAPLSDARSMSGSIPYAFDQTQPLHQRKPDVGTHYFQDQESYPPLFSHQAIPTQSFRPEIESFPPAIPTTDGAYFPIDQEEWLAIAVSQSSPNPTNTDYYLPESAPSSFSQSRLTPVTTASLSSATTTDLDFDLDLDLDLDDLQLQSLSDTSSARSQTRDLNNYGIQNPDGTWRCAYPGCSSHAVFRRGCDLRKHYNRHRKHLFCRYEGCPQAVRGGFSSKKDRDRHEAKHNPEIPCEWDGCQRVFSRVDNMKDHVRRIHKRREP, encoded by the exons ATGGACAAAGATACATTG AACAAGCGCACCCGAGTGTCTAGGGCACTTTTGACCAGTTCCGAACCATCCGCAATGACCTCAAGGACTACTATCAACAGAGCCATGTTGATGGTGCCCGGCGGCTCCTCAACCCACAATACGATGTCGTCAGAGGTGCAGCCATATCCTTTTCCCGCTATAGCCTTTCAACAGGCCCCCCTGTCAGATGCCCGCAGCATGTCTGGGTCAATCCCCTACGCCTTTGACCAAACACAGCCCCTCCATCAAAGGAAGCCAGACGTTGGCACCCACTACTTTCAGGATCAAGAGTCCTACCCACCCTTATTCTCACACCAGGCCATACCAACGCAGTCATTCAGACCCGAAATTGAATCCTTTCCCCCAGCCATACCAACCACAGACGGGGCATACTTTCCTATTGATCAAGAAGAATGGCTCGCGATAGCAGTATCACAATCATCTCCTAACCCCACAAATACCGACTATTACCTCCCAGAGTCAGCTCCGTCCTCATTCTCTCAATCACGGCTAACCCCCGTAACCACCGCATCTTTATCTTCCGCTACCACCACAGACCTTGACTTCGACCTTGATCTCGACCTCGATCTAGACGATCTCCAACTTCAATCACTCTCCgacacctcctccgcccgcAGCCAGACGCGAGATCTGAACAACTATGGCATCCAAAATCCCGACGGAACCTGGCGTTGTGCATACCCCGGCTGCTCCTCACACGCCGTCTTCCGTCGGGGCTGTGATCTTCGGAAACACTATAATCGTCACCGCAAGCATCTCTTTTGCCGGTACGAAGGGTGCCCACAGGCTGTGCGGGGCGGGTTCTCCAGCAAGAAAGACCGAGACCGGCATGAGGCCAAACACAACCCAGAGATACCTTGTGAGTGGGACGGGTGTCAGCGGGTATTTAGTAGGGTAGACAACATGAAGGACCATGTGAGGAGGATTCATAAGAGGAGAGAGCCTTGA
- a CDS encoding uncharacterized protein (TransMembrane:1 (o429-449i)), protein MQEPKSNDPEYPFCQASDKSQNFLSRLQYKHPENCPARPTMARSDSHDTDAFHIFPMEVDKEHPTNPSTSACRMLETFSDKDTANRQGIPNMFNDAFVFEKWYESTVEPCGKSDRDTPSPARPGNTTLAILNEKSLSERNSRGPVEAQPAWKPPRPPKPRFLAHLDIAGSETYENATPSPMPALKHGPVDHKWLAPTRAQLSTPEGCSRSRIRLANRSILLEGMDNDIGKRHRGPWSDLKLGPSRFLSRPVKRGTKPYLVKNNLSQPFPAPLPSIDGLPLRQDLRTAKSKSAKTCVRNPSTAMVSPQEVPEPNLKRIGNWLGKPLSWISHLLQPKERGVISITLVGQQPLEHPRSGFASYEFIVSFVWPWPNPSASESIETHQGQELNLPVSSYDSTRLFRADITMPYLAMRLILGLCNVLRSLTHRQVVASFVHLFVRCIGLPVLYVLERFSVNFSIHQRESDTTQSARDQHAAL, encoded by the coding sequence ATGCAGGAGCCCAAGTCCAATGATCCGGAATATCCCTTCTGTCAGGCCTCGGACAAATCCCAGAACTTTTTGAGTCGACTACAGTATAAACACCCAGAGAATTGTCCTGCCCGCCCAACCATGGCCCGCAGCGATTCTCATGATACTGACGCTTTCCACATATTTCCAATGGAGGTGGATAAAGAACACCCGACAAACCCGTCAACCTCAGCATGCAGGATGTTGGAAACTTTCTCTGATAAGGACACTGCCAACCGCCAAGGAATACCCAACATGTTTAATGATGCATTTGTTTTTGAAAAATGGTATGAAAGCACAGTCGAACCTTGCGGTAAATCAGACCGAGATACTCCGTCTCCGGCGAGACCGGGAAACACCACCCTCGCTATATTGAATGAGAAAAGCTTATCCGAACGCAATAGTCGCGGTCCTGTGGAGGCTCAACCAGCGTGGAAACCGCCAAGACCTCCTAAACCGCGATTCTTAGCACACCTTGACATTGCCGGCTCTGAGACATACGAGAATGCAACTCCGAGTCCGATGCCTGCCTTGAAACACGGTCCCGTGGATCACAAATGGCTAGCACCTACTAGAGCTCAGCTGTCCACTCCCGAGGGCTGTTCGAGGTCTCGCATCCGATTGGCCAACCGATCAATATTGCTAGAAGGTATGGACAATGATATCGGCAAGCGACACAGAGGACCTTGGAGTGACCTCAAGCTCGGCCCATCCCGATTCCTGTCCCGGCCTGTCAAACGTGGCACAAAGCCTTACCTCGTCAAGAACAATCTGAGCCAGCCGTTCCCCGCCCCCTTGCCTTCAATTGATGGCTTGCCATTGCGCCAGGATTTAAGAACTGCTAAGTCGAAGTCTGCCAAGACATGCGTCCGAAACCCCAGTACCGCCATGGTAAGCCCCCAAGAGGTACCAGAGCCAAACCTGAAGCGCATAGGGAACTGGCTTGGGAAGCCACTTAGCTGGATTTCTCACCTGTTACAGCCAAAGGAACGAGGTGTTATCAGTATAACCTTGGTTGGACAGCAACCACTTGAGCACCCACGTTCCGGATTTGCATCATACGAGTTCATTGTGAGCTTCGTTTGGCCATGGCCAAACCCAAGCGCGTCGGAGTCTATTGAAACACACCAAGGGCAAGAGCTCAACCTACCTGTTTCTTCATATGATTCCACCCGTCTCTTTCGGGCCGATATTACAATGCCGTATCTCGCTATGCGGCTGATCTTGGGCTTATGTAACGTCTTGCGGAGCCTGACACACAGACAAGTTGTGGCTAGCTTTGTGCACCTCTTTGTGAGATGCATCGGACTTCCAGTACTGTATGTACTAGAGAGGTTCAGCGTCAACTTCTCCATTCACCAAAGGGAGTCTGATACGACCCAGAGCGCAAGAGACCAACATGCGGCTCTTTAA
- a CDS encoding uncharacterized protein (COG:S;~EggNog:ENOG410PJQM;~InterPro:IPR006593,IPR007128;~PFAM:PF03188;~TransMembrane:5 (o66-92i104-125o137-156i177-198o204-225i);~go_component: GO:0000818 - nuclear MIS12/MIND complex [Evidence IEA]), protein MAVDSGLSAAGSSTYASNTLHVGDGTWDSERDTFLLPNLMGINFDTMRYNGMGNRFKDMPEYHTLIAVHGIIATIVFLFLVPISVLIIRYYSRWNPFWAFKLHVWCQVLTLLLSTVVFVFGWFAVGPKRSLTNPHHGIGLAIYVLVIFQILWGWLVHKIERNRRSYHVPLKLVIHRWIGRALAILGLVQIPLGLTLYGSPKVLFILYAIVAFILLAVFFVLSYLYDTEGYHMEGGGYESRLSYVSGPSAADDHGHSNLGPMAAAGATGAGLASLFRRRSRGRPHDYDESHTSFSDEKLSDEGPRRGGKGNLLLKLGALGGGAWLAKKFFDRRRERDNDTESGRYSRAHTRSDSMTEESLSRLEDGRRPEPTAHTPLNRPPSRPPSRPPSRPPSRPPSRPPSRPLSRPQSPGSSYLYNSTYLSEAPRRRPSHGLRDALLGAGAFAAIKGFFSRRKGDAEQRRVEDMRRREMEDERLARANSKRRYPGEGYYPRRDRPASFTATDLSSDFSRPPRGPPHGESVVSAAGPPMASGAVDGARSDIPPAPGPPIPPPAASEYPGPAASTHGPTELASGVAAGTALGAASSAHRRRSASRHRSSSRPRSSSRHRDPIASPPVSVKVKMHNDGRHVTLRRLTDEEAAASREARRRERRNSRRRAGSASSLSGNEGGSHDRWRRVEELERQQQEQMQREQAAAAAAASSAFPATSAAPSSSMPPPATSAYYAPPPQNGNGGYMPPPPPPPVPSSHPYGTGSIASPGTFTGTEASGDYASNRRRRRAERARARQERQQHGVEFT, encoded by the exons ATGGCGGTCGACTCTGGCCTCTCCGCTGCGGGGAGCAGTACTTACGCTTCGAATACACTGCATGTCGGCGATGGAACATGGGACTCGGAGCGCGAtacattcctcctccctaATCTGATGGGTATCAACTTTGACACAATGCGATACAACG GAATGGGAAACCGATTCAAAGATATGCCCGAATACCATACCCTCATAGCCGTTCACGGTATCATCGCTACAAtcgtcttccttttcctcgtcCCAATCTCTGTCTTGATCATCCGATACTACTCTCGATGGAATCCTTTCTGGGCTTTCAAGCTGCATGTCTGGTGCCAAGTCCTGACATTACTGCTGAGCACCGTTGTGTTTGTGTTCGGTTGGTTCGCTGTTGGTCCAAAGAGAAGCCTGACAAACCCGCATCACGGTATCGGGCTCGCAATATACGTCCTGGTGATCTTTCAGATTCTGTGGGGTTGGCTTGTTCATAAGATTGAGAGGAACAGGAGAAGTTATCATGTTCCCTTGAAGCTTGTT ATTCATCGATGGATTGGACGCGCCCTCGCAATCCTTGGTCTTGTTCAAATACCGCTGGGTCTCACCCTTTATGGCTCGCCTAAGGTGCTTTTTATCCTCTACGCTATTgtcgccttcatcctcctggcAGTGTTCTTTGTGCTGTCATATCTATACGACACAGAAGGGTATCACATGGAGGGCGGCGGATATGAAAGTCGGCTCAGCTATGTCTCAGGGCCCTCAGCTGCCGATGATCATGGCCATAGTAACCTCGGGCCCATGGCTGCCGCAGGAGCGACCGGAGCTGGTCTGGCTTCGCTCTTCAGACGTCGTTCCAGAGGCAGACCACACGATTACGACGAATCGCATACCAGCTTCTCAGACGAAAAGCTTTCCGACGAAGGCCCACGGCGTGGTGGCAAAGGGAACTTACTTCTAAAACTAGGCGCactcggtggtggtgcctggCTCGCAAAGAAATTCTTCGACAGAAGACGCGAACGAGACAACGACACGGAGTCCGGTCGATACAGCAGAGCCCATACTCGGAGTGACAGCATGACTGAAGAAAGCTTGAGCAGGCTGGAAGATGGGCGACGACCGGAGCCAACAGCGCATACTCCTCTCAACCGTCCGCCGAGCAGGCCTCCTAGTAGACCTCCCAGCCGGCCCCCCAGCAGGCCCCCGAGCAGACCACCAAGTCGACCTCTTAGCCGTCCTCAAAGCCCAGGCTCGTCGTACCTTTACAACAGCACCTATCTGTCTGAAGCGCCCCGTCGCAGGCCATCCCACGGACTCCGAGACGCCCTGCTCGGAGCAGGGGCATTCGCAGCGATCAAGGGTTTCTTCTCACGCCGCAAAGGTGATGCAGAACAACGTCGTGTGGAAGATATGCGCCGTCGGGAGATGGAAGACGAGCGGCTAGCCCGGGCCAACAGCAAGCGACGCTACCCCGGAGAGGGTTATTACCCAAGACGCGACAGGCCGGCATCATTCACAGCTACAGACCTTTCATCAGACTTCTCCCGGCCACCCCGCGGTCCGCCGCACGGCGAGTCCGTCGTCTCAGCCGCAGGACCCCCAATGGCATCCGGAGCAGTAGACGGAGCACGCTCAGACATACCACCGGCACCAGGACCACCCATTCCGCCACCGGCAGCCTCAGAATATCCCGGACCAGCAGCATCTACACACGGGCCCACGGAGCTCGCCTCAGGGGTAGCAGCCGGAACAGCCCTCGGTGCTGCATCATCGGCACATCGCCGTCGCAGCGCCAGCCGTCACCGAAGCAGCAGCCGACCCAGGAGTAGCAGCCGCCACCGTGATCCCATCGCATCTCCCCCCGTTTCCGTCAAAGTGAAGATGCACAACGACGGACGCCACGTTACTCTCCGAAGACTAacagacgaagaagccgccgCCAGTCGCGAAGCAAGACGAAGAGAGCGAAGGAACTCCCGCCGTCGCGCCGGCAGTGCAAGCTCGTTATCCGGAAACGAAGGGGGTTCGCACGACCGCTGGCGCCGGGTCGAGGAGCTAGAACGTCAGCAACAAGAGCAGATGCAACGAGAgcaggctgctgctgcggcggcaGCTTCCTCAGCTTTCCCAGCAACTTCCGCCGCTCCATCATCAAGTATGCCTCCTCCTGCGACGTCAGCTTATTATGCACCACCGCCTCagaatgggaatgggggcTATATGCcgcctcccccgccgcccCCTGTGCCATCTAGTCATCCTTATGGGACAGGGAGTATCGCGTCTCCGGGTACGTTTACTGGGACGGAAGCGAGCGGGGACTACGCAAGCAATCGTCGACGAAGACGCGCGGAGAGAGCGCGTGCTCGTCAAGAAAGACAGCAGCATGGTGTGGAATTTACTTGA
- a CDS encoding NCBP3 domain-containing protein (COG:S;~EggNog:ENOG410PTZ7;~InterPro:IPR019416;~PFAM:PF10309;~go_function: GO:0000340 - RNA 7-methylguanosine cap binding [Evidence IEA];~go_function: GO:0003729 - mRNA binding [Evidence IEA]): MEVASAQQPSLQLDASNAAPVADTMDASMDIDMDIDLGPLPEAEAIETEQTLVATTAAQDEYIDPLNEEAQYEKVHIRGVDELTTDNIKQFAVEHFTLEEPSRVEWIDDTSANLLYSSPEVGLQALSAFTQVSEEEDASALPALRLRSAKLLSTHPDSVLQVRSAVKADRKKPRAHEASRFYLMHPEHDPRERLRREFAADRRRSGGGDASDGGYRRRRFDGRELQRRRDRDADESFSANMYDDTPASRDRSSDRSRERRGRRGGRDLFPQEEGRLSGRLRNRSASPGRDTLMEGGYAEDDRQDRRRFRDRSPQLGRRNEGKELFPSSSAKASDAKARELFPNKTAKELFPQKVSNHRRSDAIDAADETADLFSRRISVPLVDGSHDQQPARRKRDIELFPEATETSGLNIRGAARQDQGMSIRGAANGISIKGRGSSVRELFPSKYGSNAGKELFSDKIEGRGGPRRRAEDMFS; the protein is encoded by the exons ATGGAGGTAGCCAGCGCGCAACAGCCTTCTCTTCAACTAGACGCCTCCAACGCTGCCCCAGTCGCTGACACAATGGACGCCTCAATGGATATTGACATGGACATTGACCTCGGTCCCCTTCCGGAAGCAGAGGCAATTGAGACT GAACAAACCCTCGTGGCAACGACAGCTGCTCAAGATGAATACATCGACCCTCTTAATGAGGAGGCACAGTACGAAAAGGTTCATATACGCGGTGTAGACGAATTGACAACGGATAACATCAAACAATTTGCTGTCGAACATTTCACCCTGGAGGAGCCAAGTCGCGTTGAATGGATTGATGACACATCGGCAAACCTCCTATACTCCTCGCCGGAGGTTGGTCTCCAAGCTCTGTCAGCCTTTACGCAGGTtagcgaggaggaggatgcatCTGCGTTGCCTGCTCTACGGTTACGATCCGCGAAGCTTCTCTCTACGCACCCCGACTCTGTCCTCCAGGTTCGGTCAGCTGTCAAGGCAGATCGCAAAAAGCCCCGTGCGCACGAAGCCAGTCGGTTCTACCTCATGCACCCTGAACATGATCCTCGGGAACGCTTGCGACGAGAATTCGCCGCCGACAGACGACGCtcgggaggtggagatgccAGTGACGGGGGTTACAGGCGAAGACGGTTTGATGGTCGAGAACTGCAACGCCGGAGAGACCGCGATGCAGACGAGAGCTTCAGTGCCAATATGTACGATGACACACCAGCAAGCCGCGATCGCTCGTCGGACCGCAGTCGCGAAAGGCGGGGAAGGCGAGGGGGACGCGATCTATTTCCACAGGAAGAAGGACGATTGTCTGGTCGCCTTCGCAACCGTAGCGCGTCACCCGGTCGGGATACATTGATGGAAGGCGGATATGCTGAGGATGATCGGCAGGATCGCAGACGGTTCCGCGACCGGTCGCCGCAGCTCGGTCGCCGCAATGAAGGCAAGGAGCTTTTCCCGTCTTCAAGTGCCAAAGCTAGCGATGCGAAAGCGCGAGAGCTCTTTCCAAACAAAACTGCAAAAGAACTCTTCCCTCAAAAGGTTAGCAACCATCGTCGGTCAGACGCAATTGATGCTGCGGACGAGACCGCAGATTTATTCTCGCGAAGAATCTCAGTACCTCTTGTGGATGGAAGTCATGACCAACAACCTGCGCGCCGTAAGCGGGATATCGAGCTTTTCCCCGAGGCGACCGAGACAAGCGGTCTTAACATCCGCGGGGCAGCAAGGCAGGATCAGGGGATGTCGATTCGCGGTGCGGCAAATGGCATATCAATCAAAGGACGGGGATCGTCTGTACGTGAACTGTTCCCTTCGAAGTACGGTTCGAACGCCGGCAAGGAACTGTTCTCCGATAAGATTGAGGGGCGAGGAGGGCCACGACGCAGGGCGGAGGACATGTTTAGCTGA
- a CDS encoding uncharacterized protein (COG:S;~EggNog:ENOG410PP42;~InterPro:IPR036322,IPR006594;~go_function: GO:0005515 - protein binding [Evidence IEA]) — MPPPSQNIPLASTLVARFLRTNNYTQTLKAFLQEAGLPSDAGEQRGKDNTSNWTIENVLEEKKAFDQSKNFERYGDNDKDKDVWSVPAPTKPNIIQTPTSSNLLACSVEQWQRPDAQAEPYLIATGADKHLHLFQTSPGHDLVQSFTGTSEAPILSYIPIQDGKYVLMTNMSGQLLLQKGAEIIDRRKDHAKYAVKVIAYEQKDNNNDDDDDEADSTSTSTTIWIATAGWDSKIFLYRMQINNEASTQIGDPIASIPLLSNPESILFTTHIDNPQDLILLVSRRDSSNLYYYHVKPSADSTTGYECPLIGKQNLAPHSNAWVAFSPSCLALSPHDPGLIAIATSTLPHMKVMIVRLLFPSAESLETGSAEQEQEPATQAAQAFAALSLQNREDAAILIQANTFAPQTAYSTPQVVWRPDGSGVWVNGDDGVVRGVEVKTGRVVTLLKDGHEVGCKIRTLWAGWVDGGEREEWLVSGGFDKRLVVWKVE; from the exons ATGCCACCCCCATCGCAAAACATCCCACTAGCCAGCACCCTTGTGGCCCGTTTCTTACGGACAAACAACTACACGCAAACTCTAAAAGCTTTCCTGCAAGAAGCGGGGCTCCCGTCCGATGCGGGAGAACAGCGCGGCAAAGACAATACGAGCAACTGGACCATTGAGAACGTactcgaggagaagaaagcctTCGACCAAAGCAAGAACTTTGAGCGATACGGTGACAATGACAAGGACAAAGATGTCTGGAGCGTTCCAG CACCAACCAAGCCCAACATCATCCAAACGCCAACCAGTTCAAACCTACTGGCATGCTCCGTAGAGCAATGGCAAAGGCCAGATGCACAAGCAGAGCCATATCTGATCGCCACCGGCGCAGACAAGcacctccatctcttccaaaCATCTCCTGGCCATGACCTCGTCCAATCATTCACGGGCACATCAGAAGCCCCGATTCTATCGTACATCCCGATCCAAGATGGGAAATACGTCCTCATGACCAATATGTCCGGCCAACTTCTTCTGCAAAAAGGCGCAGAAATCATCGACCGCCGCAAAGACCACGCCAAATACGCCGTCAAAGTCATCGCCTACGAGCAgaaggacaacaacaacgacgacgacgacgacgaagcagACAGCACTTCCACCTCTACGACAATCTGGATCGCAACCGCAGGCTGGGACTCCAAAATCTTCCTCTACCGCATGCAAATCAACAACGAAGCCTCTACGCAAATCGGCGACCCCATCGCCTCCATCCCACTACTCTCCAACCCGgaatccatcctcttcaccacccacaTCGACAACCCCCAGGATCTaatcctcctcgtctcccGCCGCGACTCAAGCAAtctttactactaccatgTCAAACCATCGGCAGACTCAACCACCGGATACGAATGTCCCCTAATCGGTAAACAAAACCTCGCCCCGCACTCCAACGCCTGGgtcgccttctccccctcctgtCTGGCCCTCAGCCCACATGACCCGGGTCTCATCGCCATCGCAACATCGACTCTTCCGCATATGAAGGTCATGATTGTGCGGTTACTGTTTCCCTCAGCAGAGAGTTTGGAGACCGGCTCGGCGGAGCAGGAACAGGAGCCAGCAACGCAGGCGGCGCAGGCGTTCGCTGCCCTGTCGCTGCAGAATCGCGAGGACGCGGCGATCTTGATCCAGGCGAATACGTTTGCGCCGCAGACGGCGTACTCGACGCCGCAGGTCGTGTGGAGGCCGGATGGCTCGGGGGTGTGGGTtaatggggatgatggggttgtgagaggggtggaggtgaagacggggagggtggtgacgTTGTTGAAGGATGGGCATGAGGTTGGGTGTAAGATTAGGACGCTTTGGGCGGGGTGGGTTGATGGgggtgagagggaggagtggtTGGTTAGTGGGGGGTTTGATAAGAGGTTGGTTGTTTGGAAGGTTGAGTGA
- a CDS encoding putative L-cystine transporter (COG:E;~EggNog:ENOG410PIMV;~InterPro:IPR005282,IPR006603;~PFAM:PF04193;~TransMembrane:7 (o12-30i51-73o93-117i129-149o161-183i195-218o238-258i)), translating to MATQLEIFVRALSRLLGWIYTFCWSASFYPQPINNFRRRSTTGLAIDFPTINVLGFVCYTIYTSAFLYSPVIRHQYAARHPHAEDPTVRFNDFAFALHAVVLSFITYTQFWPFIWGFKVSRHQKVSKPVAGLFWGSIVGVTIVIFIVLGQSPNNGFDPYSWAWIDVIYALSYVKLVITIVKYVPQAWVNYKRKSTYGWSIGQILFDLSGGVLSLAQLLLDSSFQDDWSGVTGNPIKFLLSNVTIFFDLIFVVQHYILYRDAEDDSGKTQNPSDRTPLLSESNGLPGRS from the exons ATGGCAACTCAGCTAGAAATCTTCGTGAGAGCGCTTTCTCG CCTACTTGGCTGGATATA CACGTTCTGTTGGTCTGCGTCCTTCTATCCCCAGCCGATCAACAACTTCCGGCGACGTTCGACAACGGGGCTGGCAATCGACTTTCCTACCATCAACGTGCTAGGCTTCGTGTGCTATACCATATATACGTCCGCTTTTCTTTACTCTCCCGTGATTCGTCACCAGTATGCTGCTCGTCATCCACATGCTGAGGACCCGACCGTGCGCTTCAACGACTTTGCCTTTGCTCTACATGCCGTCGTTCTTAGCTTTATCACCTATACACAGTTCTGGCCGTTTATCTGGGGATTCAAGGTCTCTCGCCATCAGAAAGTGAGCAAGCCGGTAGCAGGCCTTTTCTGGGGCTCTATAGTCGGCGTCACAATCGTTATTTTCATCGTTCTCGGCCAGAGCCCAAATAACGGCTTTGATCCATACTCCTGGGCATGGATCGATGTC ATATATGCCCTTTCTTACGTGAAATTGGTCATCACCATCGTGAAGTACGTACCGCAAGCGTGGGTCAACTATAAGCGTAAATCCACATACGGCTGGAGTATAGGACAGATCTTATTTGATCTGTCTGGAGGTGTCTTATCCCTTGCCCAGTTGCTGCTGGATTCTAGCTTCCAGGATGATTGGAGTGGAGTCACTGGAAACCCCATCAAATTTCTCTTGTCGAACGTTACCATCTTTTTCGATCTGATCTTTGTGGTGCAGCACTATATTCTCTACAGAGATGCAGAGGACGATAGTGGTAAGACCCAGAATCCGAGTGACCGGACTCCTTTGTTATCTGAGTCCAACGGCCTGCCCGGGCGCAGTTAG
- the RPL29 gene encoding 60S ribosomal eL29 domain-containing protein (COG:J;~EggNog:ENOG410PRZJ;~InterPro:IPR002673;~PFAM:PF01779;~go_component: GO:0005840 - ribosome [Evidence IEA];~go_function: GO:0003735 - structural constituent of ribosome [Evidence IEA];~go_process: GO:0006412 - translation [Evidence IEA]), whose product MAKSKNASQHHNSQKAHRNGIKKPKTHRYPSLKGVDPKFRRNHRHALHGTAKALVRFSLRSIQQEVSLLLGEAEMKNRH is encoded by the exons ATGGCGA AGTCCAAGAACGCGTCTCAGCACCACAACAGCCAGAAGGCTCACCGTAACGG TATCAAGAAGCCCAAGACCCACCGTTACCCCTCCCTCAAGGGTGTCGACCCCAAGTTCCGCCGCAACCACAGACACGCCCTTCACGGAACCGCCAAGGCTCTGGTACGTTTCTCTCTAAGATCGATCCAACAAGAAGTGTCTCTTCTGTTGGGCGAAGCCGAAATGAAGAATCGACACTAA